The sequence below is a genomic window from Thiomonas sp. FB-Cd.
ACGTCTTGGTGTCGGCCACAATGGCGTTGAGGTGGCACTTTTGCGCGGGCCACGGCTGCCGACCGGTGTAGAACTCCACATAGCGGGTTGAACGCTCTCCTGCACTGCCCGGCGCGACAACTGGCCGTTCGCGGGCCTTGCCACTCTCGTCTACGGCCTGGACGGCATCGAGCAGAATCCCGACCGCCTTCTGAAAATACGGATTGAGCGCTACGTCTTGTGGGGCTCGGTTACCACGGCAATCGAGCTTGGACGCCAGGAACTGCTGGGTAAATCCGAGCAGCTGCGGGAACAGCCGGTGCATTGGAATTTCCTCGCCGCGCTCCCGCACCCATTGCTGAGCCAAGACCTTTGCCAGCGTGAAGGCGACCTGCTGCACGCGCACCTTTGAACGCCACTGCGCAAGGTCCACCACACCAGCAGCTCCAGGGCCGTACGCGGCCAGAGTCCCGTCCACCGTGGTCAGCCCCTTCATCAAGGTGATGTCGGGCACCTCCATCGGGTCCAGAGCCAAGGTTGGCACTTTGGGCCAATCGACCGCCAGACGCGTGATGCCGGGGTCCACATAGCCTTCAACCACCGGGAACGTGATTTCGTACTCGGACTTCTCGGGAACTGCGTAGATTTGATTCGCGGGAGGCGATGGCGGTTGCTGCGCACCGCCCTCCACCTTGAACGGAATCAGCTCGAACGGCACACCGAACACCTTGGCCGTCTCTTCCCGAAAAAAGCCCGTCGCTTCGTCCACTGCGTAGGACGTGCGGCGTAGCGCGCGCCCGACGACCTGCTCGCACAGCAACTGCGAGCCGAAGGGCCGCAGGCCCACAACATGGGTGACGGTCGTTGCGTCCCAGCCTTCAGACAACATCGCCACGCTGATGATGCAGCGCACGTCCCGGCCAGGTGGAATGCTTGGGTCGATGGTGACGAGGCCGTTGTCCTCCTCCTCCATCGCCTTGTGGTTGTGCTTGTCCACCAAGGCCGCATATTCCTCGGGCACCTTGTTGCCCGGCCACGCTGTCCGACCGATGGTTTCCAGAACGAAACGCAGCCGACGTGCTTCGTCGTTCTTGCCGCCCCCTTCCGCAATATCCTCGGCAACCTTGCTATCCACGCGCACGGTCCACTCGCGGCCTGGCGCGTTACGGAATTGTTCAGGTGCAGCTCCATAGATTGGATTGCCGTTGGCCAGCCAATCATGCAGTTCCTTGGCCAGAGCGGTATCTCGGCAGACGATGATGAATACGGGAGGCACGTCCGTTTTGCGGTGACCTGCCTCAAACTGCGCCTGCCAAGCTGCGGCCGTCTGCCGCCATTCATCGGCCAGCTGCATGATGGGCTGGGTGGCATAGCGCATCAACACATCAGGCGTGAGCTTGCCGCTGGCTCCGTCTTTCTCAGCCAGCTCCTGCACCCACCGCCAGACGTTGAAATAGGCCGGTGTCTGCGTGCCGCCGATGTCCTGAGTTGGCAACTGCGGGATTTTGACTAGCCCGGCCTCGATGGCTTCGAGCAGACTGAAATCCGAGACGACCCAAGGGAACGGTTTGCCGACCTCATTGCCACTGCCCTGGATATAGAACGGCGTCGCGGACAAATCCAAGCAAAGACGAATCCCATTCTTCTTTCCGCCCAGCGCGTTGTTGATGCGGTCCAGACCCTCGACCCAGACGGTCGCCTCGCGGGCATCGACCTCGGCGGTTTCCTCGTCGATGGCGTAGCTGTCCTCGGCATCCAGCTTGCCCCGCCGGTAAGCGTGGTGCGCCTCGTCATTCATCACGAAGATGGCCGAGCTTCGACCCTTCCGGTTACCCAGCACGCGACGCAAAAACGCCGCGTCGCTTTCGTAGTAACGCACCTCCCGGACATCGAACCCAGTCAGGCGTCCCTTAGCGTCGCGCAACTCGCGCACGATATCAAAGGCTCCGGTCAGCGCTTGTTGCCGAATGTCGGCTTCGCTCAGGTCATCCCGGCCGCCGAGCTTGACGGTGCGCAGCTTCTCGACCGGAACCCCACGCTTGACCACGCGGGCCGATTTGCCATTCACGTCGCTCAGTTCGCGCCGTTCGAGGTTGTGCCAATTGGTGATAAACACCTCCCCGCGCCGCAGGTCCGGCATGCGTTGCAGGGGAACTAGCTGACGGGTGCGGTACAGGCTCAGCTCATCTAAATTAGGGTCCAGCTCCCGCAATCGGTCGCGGATAGTGACGTTCGGGCAAACAAGCAGCACCGTGTCGGAATATGCCGGGTTTTGGGGCTGGGCCACCTTATTCAGAATCGACCACGCGGCGAGCATCCCCATGACGGTCGTCTTGCCGCTGCCCGTAGCCATCTTGAGGGCGTAGCGGACAAAGGCCTTGTAACCTGCCTCTTTGGCATCGCCGCCGGGCTCATCGGTCGGTACGTTCACCCCTTGCTTGAGGTCGTCCGGCCCTTCCACAAGAAACAGCACGGTTTCGACGGCTTCGAGCTGGGCATAAAACAGCCGTTGCTGCCGGTCAGGCGACTGCCAAAGTTCAAGCAATTCGCGGGTAACCTTGGTGGCTCCCGCATAGTCTCGCTCGCGCCATTCCTGGCGGCGCTGGCGAATCAAATTCGCCAAGTCCAGCAGATATTCCTGGCCTTTCGAGGCGTCATCGAACAGTGCTTCCTGCTTCTTGGTCTTGCGCCCTCGGGCCGCACGGTCAGGCACGCGGAAGAAATACGACGCAGGCCGTCGGCCGGAACGTTTCTCGGGAGGTTTGGCAACCTCGATATGCCAATGAAATTGCGGCTTGTCGTAGGGCGAATTGATGATGGGCGCTTCGACGGCGTTGATTTGGCTCATCCCTCCCCTCCTGCCTTAGCAGTCGCCAGCTCGGGATTCACCGTTCGGTCGCAAATCTCCCAGATGCGTTGCAGCCGACGGTCTCTAAAGCTTCGATAGGTTGATTCGTCAAAGACAAGCTTCTTGGTATCTGTCGCGAACTCATCAAGGAGAAGGTGCTTCTCGATGGGGCAACCGTACGACTTGAGGCGTCCAAAGTAACTATCCGGGAGCTCTGCGCGCTTGCGGATGTTGTCGGTAGCTCCCACGAAACGGAAGTTGCCCAGGGTATTGACCTCGGCGCCGCCAAGGCCCAGTTTGGTAGACAAAGCATGCCGAGGGTAGATGTGGTCGATGTGTGGTTCGTTGCCCTTGCACTTCACATCGAAAGGCGAGCCCCCCATCTGGTCCACATATACCAGGT
It includes:
- a CDS encoding BPTD_3080 family restriction endonuclease, which codes for MSQINAVEAPIINSPYDKPQFHWHIEVAKPPEKRSGRRPASYFFRVPDRAARGRKTKKQEALFDDASKGQEYLLDLANLIRQRRQEWRERDYAGATKVTRELLELWQSPDRQQRLFYAQLEAVETVLFLVEGPDDLKQGVNVPTDEPGGDAKEAGYKAFVRYALKMATGSGKTTVMGMLAAWSILNKVAQPQNPAYSDTVLLVCPNVTIRDRLRELDPNLDELSLYRTRQLVPLQRMPDLRRGEVFITNWHNLERRELSDVNGKSARVVKRGVPVEKLRTVKLGGRDDLSEADIRQQALTGAFDIVRELRDAKGRLTGFDVREVRYYESDAAFLRRVLGNRKGRSSAIFVMNDEAHHAYRRGKLDAEDSYAIDEETAEVDAREATVWVEGLDRINNALGGKKNGIRLCLDLSATPFYIQGSGNEVGKPFPWVVSDFSLLEAIEAGLVKIPQLPTQDIGGTQTPAYFNVWRWVQELAEKDGASGKLTPDVLMRYATQPIMQLADEWRQTAAAWQAQFEAGHRKTDVPPVFIIVCRDTALAKELHDWLANGNPIYGAAPEQFRNAPGREWTVRVDSKVAEDIAEGGGKNDEARRLRFVLETIGRTAWPGNKVPEEYAALVDKHNHKAMEEEDNGLVTIDPSIPPGRDVRCIISVAMLSEGWDATTVTHVVGLRPFGSQLLCEQVVGRALRRTSYAVDEATGFFREETAKVFGVPFELIPFKVEGGAQQPPSPPANQIYAVPEKSEYEITFPVVEGYVDPGITRLAVDWPKVPTLALDPMEVPDITLMKGLTTVDGTLAAYGPGAAGVVDLAQWRSKVRVQQVAFTLAKVLAQQWVRERGEEIPMHRLFPQLLGFTQQFLASKLDCRGNRAPQDVALNPYFQKAVGILLDAVQAVDESGKARERPVVAPGSAGERSTRYVEFYTGRQPWPAQKCHLNAIVADTKTWEQAAATALDAHIRVKRWVKNDHLGFVVPYRKDGLRRKYLPDFLVELTDGRRLIVEVKGELGDAEIKAAAAHRWCGAVNHDGRYGAWSYRMVRHPADLLTVLDSGV